GCGTGTTCACCGTCTCCTGCGTGTCGAACTCCGCCTCTTCTTCCGAGTCCGAAAGCCGCAGGTTGTAGGTCAGCGCGATGCGCATGGCTTACCCCGTCTCCCTTTCCTGAATGCCTTGCCGCGGCGCACCTTGGCCGCGGACATCAACCGTCCGGGGGCGCGCGTGGCGCCCACCGGCGTGCGGGCTGCAACCGTCGCGCCCGCGACAACCTTCCCGTCCACCACCTGCGTCTGCGCCCAGGTGTCCCCCAGCCGCAGGCCCAGCGGGTCGCGCAGCACGCGCCACGCCTCCACGCCGCCAATCACCACGAAGCCCGCCAGGGCGGCCACCACGCCATGCGGCGCGGGCATCATCCCCAGGAGCACCACCAGCGCGAGCGGCGCGTTGCGAAGCGTGCTGTCACGGTGCCGCGCGGCCGAGCGCGTGGGCAGGTGCATCACCTTCACGCCGCAGATGCGCTTGCCCACGCTCTGCCCCTGGAGCATCCCGTCCGCGAGCAGCAGGAACAGCAGCGCCACCACCGCGCCCGCCGCGCCGCACACCACGTACAGGCCCCAGGCCACCGCGCAGTCGATGATGCGCGCGCCCAGCCGCAGGAGCAGCGACGCCTTCGGGTACGGTGAGTCCGGCTCCGCGTCCTCCTGCACCAGCCGCAGCACGCGGCCCGCGCTCCGGCCCTCCGCCATGAGGCTGCGTTCGGGGGCGGTGCTCACTCCTCGGGCTCCAGCGTGAGCCCCTCTTCGGTGGGCTCCGGCTCATCCAGCCCCGCCAGCTTCGCCAGCCGCTCGTGCGCGGACAGCGGGTGGACGAAGGGCACCACCGTCTGCGCGTGCTCCCCCGCCGCTTCCGCCGCGAGTTGGGCCGTGGGGCTTCCGCCTTCCGACATGCGCAAGAGCTTCTGCCGCGCGTCGTCCTCGTCGTGCCGCGCGGCCTCGCCTTCGCGGGTGAAGAAGACGAAGGCCATGGCCGGGCGCTTGGAGGACTCGCGCATCGCGAACTGCACGCCGTCCAGGTTCCAGCCTTTGCCCGTCCACTCGTTCAAGGTGCGCTCCAGCGCTCCCTCGTCCACGGTGGACAGCTCCACCACTTTGTACTGCAACGGCCCGGGCTCACGGATGACGGGAGCGCGGCCCTTCCCGGGGCGCTGGCCCGACCGGCTGCGCGGCGCCTGCCCCTTCCGGGGACTGGCCGTCGCGGCGCCACGTCTGGGCGGAGGCTTCTCGGTTCTGCGTCCGGGCCGCTTCTTCTGGGTGGGCATCGTGTGCGGACCATTTGGGCGCAAGCGGCGGAAGCGATCAAGCCTTCCGCCGAACACGGCGCCCGGGGTGTCGCCTACAGGAGCTTGGCCGCTTCCAGGGCGTGGTAGGTGATGACCAGGTCGGCGCCGGCGCGCTTGATGGATGTGAGGACCTCCAACATCACGCGCTCGTAGTCCACCCAGCCGTTCTGTCCGGCGGCCTTGAGCATCGCGTACTCGCCGGAGACGTTGTACGCGGCGAGCGGCAGGTCGAAGTTCTCCCGCAGCGCGCGGATGACGTCCAGGTACGACAGCGCCGGCTTCACCATGATGAAGTCCGCGCCCTCGTCCACGTCCAGCACCGTCTCGCGGATGGCCTCGCGCACGTTGCCGGGGTCCATCTGATAGCCGCGGCGGTCGCCGAACTGCGGCGTGCTCTGCGCGGCTTCACGGAACGGGCCGTAGAAGCCGGAGGCGTACTTCGCCGAGTACGCCATGATGGGCGTGTCCTGGTGCTTCACTTCATCCAGCGCCTTGCGGATGGCGCCGATGCGGCCGTCCATCATGTCCGACGGCGCGATGATGTCCGCGCCCGCCTGCGCGCAGGTGACGGCCATCTGGGCGAGCAGCGGCAGCGTGGCGTCGTTGGCCACGTGGTTGCCATCCAGCACGCCGCAGTGGCCGTGGTCGGTGTACTCGCACAGGCACACGTCCGCGATGACCTGGAGGTCCGGCTCCGCGGCCTTGATCTCCCGGATGGCGCGCTGGACGATGCCGTCCGACGCGTACGCCTGGGTGCCACGCGCGTCCTTGTGGTCCGGGATGCCGAAGAGGATGACGGAGGGCACGCCCAGCGACTTCGCGAGCTTCGCCTCCTTCACCGCGTGCTCCAACGACAGGTTGAAGATGCCCGGCATGGAGGAGATGGGACGGCGCACGTCCCGGCC
The sequence above is drawn from the Corallococcus sp. NCRR genome and encodes:
- the hemB gene encoding porphobilinogen synthase; its protein translation is MAHPVHRPRRLRRSAALRDMVRETRLSPTDFIYPLFVVEGRDVRRPISSMPGIFNLSLEHAVKEAKLAKSLGVPSVILFGIPDHKDARGTQAYASDGIVQRAIREIKAAEPDLQVIADVCLCEYTDHGHCGVLDGNHVANDATLPLLAQMAVTCAQAGADIIAPSDMMDGRIGAIRKALDEVKHQDTPIMAYSAKYASGFYGPFREAAQSTPQFGDRRGYQMDPGNVREAIRETVLDVDEGADFIMVKPALSYLDVIRALRENFDLPLAAYNVSGEYAMLKAAGQNGWVDYERVMLEVLTSIKRAGADLVITYHALEAAKLL
- a CDS encoding RDD family protein, translating into MSTAPERSLMAEGRSAGRVLRLVQEDAEPDSPYPKASLLLRLGARIIDCAVAWGLYVVCGAAGAVVALLFLLLADGMLQGQSVGKRICGVKVMHLPTRSAARHRDSTLRNAPLALVVLLGMMPAPHGVVAALAGFVVIGGVEAWRVLRDPLGLRLGDTWAQTQVVDGKVVAGATVAARTPVGATRAPGRLMSAAKVRRGKAFRKGRRGKPCASR